The Candidatus Acidiferrales bacterium genome window below encodes:
- a CDS encoding trehalose-6-phosphate synthase: MREEVERRAIVLAESLQESVEPLLDKAPSRNLQRIVERFGNRERLSGVAAYDPNGRSLAITPGLASLLRRPPAAALEAVRTDQGLGEFQTINEKLMHIYALPLRREGAVTGVLVILHDTSHIPIQTARTWRLNFIRLLIQTLLIAVVTVLIVRWSIAGPIARTAEWMKRLRTGETSGPIGLLRADLFKPLAREVLHLTKSLSAARAAAEEEARLREAAESLWTSERLKEHVRGKLHGQSLFVISNREPYMHSRKGKEIECVVPASGLVTALEPILRACGGTWIAHGGGDADRETVDERGKLRVPPEDPQYTLRRVWLTKEEEEGYYYGFSNEGLWPLCHIAHTRPEFRAEDWSHYQAVNVKFAESALEELEGTEEPCVLIQDYHFALLPRLIKEKRPDARVAIFWHIPWPNPEAFGICPWQRELLHGLLGADLVGFHIQFHCNNFLETVDRALESRIDWEGFAVNRVGHTTWVKPFPISVAFPCNASQPLVESGKEPVKALLLKELGVKAPYLGVGVDRIDYTKGIIERFRGIERFLEKYPAYQGQLTFVELGAPSRTHIKEYHDLVGHVEAEAERINWRFQTKEWKPIVFLKRHHTHQEIQPYYRAADICLVTSLHDGMNLVAKEFVAARDDDQGVLILSCFTGAARELQAAVIVNPYDIE, encoded by the coding sequence TTGAGGGAGGAGGTTGAACGACGCGCCATAGTTCTGGCCGAGAGTCTCCAAGAGAGTGTTGAGCCGCTGCTGGACAAAGCGCCCTCCCGGAATCTTCAGCGGATCGTGGAAAGATTTGGCAACCGAGAGAGACTGAGTGGCGTGGCAGCCTATGACCCGAATGGTCGCTCCCTGGCCATTACGCCGGGCTTGGCATCCCTACTGCGTCGTCCTCCGGCAGCCGCTCTTGAGGCGGTTCGCACTGACCAGGGTTTAGGTGAATTCCAAACGATCAATGAGAAGCTGATGCACATCTACGCGCTACCCCTGCGCCGGGAAGGAGCCGTAACGGGGGTATTGGTAATCTTGCATGATACGAGTCACATTCCGATCCAGACAGCCCGGACCTGGCGACTCAACTTCATTCGGCTTTTGATACAAACGCTTCTGATTGCCGTGGTCACCGTGCTGATTGTGCGCTGGAGCATCGCAGGGCCCATCGCAAGAACGGCCGAATGGATGAAGAGACTCAGGACAGGCGAGACATCTGGACCGATTGGTCTGCTCAGGGCAGACCTTTTCAAACCTTTGGCTCGGGAGGTTCTCCATCTCACAAAGAGTCTTTCTGCCGCGAGAGCCGCCGCCGAAGAAGAAGCACGGCTGCGAGAAGCAGCAGAATCCCTTTGGACTTCTGAGCGACTGAAAGAGCATGTGCGGGGCAAGCTTCATGGACAGTCTCTTTTTGTTATTTCTAACCGAGAGCCCTACATGCATTCCAGGAAAGGCAAGGAAATCGAGTGCGTGGTGCCAGCGAGCGGGCTGGTGACCGCTCTGGAACCTATCTTGAGAGCTTGCGGAGGAACATGGATCGCCCACGGCGGAGGTGACGCCGACCGGGAAACCGTGGACGAGCGCGGCAAGCTCCGGGTGCCGCCGGAAGACCCGCAATACACTCTTCGGCGGGTGTGGCTCACCAAAGAAGAAGAAGAAGGATACTATTACGGCTTTTCCAATGAAGGTCTTTGGCCCTTGTGCCACATTGCTCATACCAGGCCGGAGTTTCGAGCCGAGGATTGGTCTCATTACCAGGCCGTGAACGTCAAATTCGCGGAATCGGCTCTGGAAGAGCTGGAAGGAACTGAAGAGCCGTGCGTCCTGATTCAGGACTACCACTTTGCCCTCCTGCCGCGGCTTATCAAGGAAAAACGCCCAGATGCCCGCGTAGCGATCTTTTGGCACATTCCCTGGCCCAACCCGGAAGCCTTTGGCATCTGTCCCTGGCAGAGAGAACTTCTTCATGGACTATTAGGGGCGGATCTCGTCGGATTTCATATTCAGTTTCACTGCAACAATTTCCTGGAAACGGTAGATCGAGCGCTTGAATCTCGAATTGACTGGGAGGGCTTCGCCGTCAATCGGGTCGGCCATACCACCTGGGTGAAGCCCTTTCCGATCAGCGTCGCGTTTCCCTGTAACGCTTCCCAGCCGTTGGTGGAATCCGGCAAGGAGCCAGTGAAGGCTCTCTTGCTCAAAGAGCTTGGCGTAAAGGCGCCGTACTTAGGCGTGGGAGTGGACCGGATTGACTACACAAAAGGAATTATCGAACGGTTCCGGGGAATCGAGCGATTCTTGGAAAAATACCCCGCCTACCAGGGGCAATTGACGTTTGTTGAACTGGGAGCCCCGAGTCGTACTCACATCAAGGAATACCATGACCTTGTCGGACACGTGGAGGCGGAGGCAGAGCGCATCAACTGGCGCTTCCAAACCAAAGAATGGAAGCCAATCGTTTTCCTCAAACGCCACCATACCCATCAGGAGATCCAACCCTACTATCGGGCAGCAGATATCTGTCTGGTCACTTCTCTGCATGACGGCATGAACCTTGTTGCCAAGGAATTCGTTGCCGCTCGCGACGATGACCAAGGAGTCTTGATCCTTAGCTGCTTCACCGGCGCAGCCCGCGAGCTCCAGGCCGCTGTGATCGTCAATCCTTATGACATCGAG